The following are encoded together in the Penicillium digitatum chromosome 3, complete sequence genome:
- a CDS encoding Nup85 Nucleoporin family protein: protein MDPPHSAEIISIPTHSSASTTLHCCCGRKDCALLEHNNIALEGLEKDLETAARLGQALLHRHESYMAEAEEDRHRLVDSIDDLEREKQQVQAENARIIEENRSLLEQLDSLNQAVAESDNQIKSLTIALEQTESELRRLTVAASRAAELEAQLVLMEAEQSKLQESLASVREDEKSAVQRWRQAEITLRGLHDQVDRIEKEAREERDRHTDLVQRMERKRAVERELDNAAGRLKGAAAASELNRNAGGTNVVSRFVKDILQDNANLQVGIMELRDMLQSSNEEVQNLREQVISHQPLAGVDKEDNVQPRSSATLSEELRAKEEQRVSQELHIHHHFHTPNPAPTAKKEKGTLNRRMKKRRPALGSPVAMYSVMRSRSPRRALHRSQSSGSSMSTIISQPSVSIPPRSSSRCWSSQSHAPDSVASSPQSAFRTSSIFDRVERGTDFSQPTSPESTVFSSPWMQARNLKGLDTPHRSMGGFETHNPPDDLSAFEDGCYSRQNFSNPGDNATREPDIPEESEPSTSAAYFSPMGEPLTPTDDLFSTQVQPSSLRRSSSHDSLLSVSIAGMDIHTLTSRHKRMGDWHPGMRIPRRILSPSVKRLSTPPVISAPAITAHRAKSSEYTSQSLLASMAAGNQTKSDTVSILSTDSSSIDSTSTSTVGPRRATSLGRRMGGWVLSRWREAPIPSDNDTQDPTDSAKMFKALSPSPSTSTPKPVDLLAPRFRYPGVNQKGPIMGLRPPPPAPISIHAESIDEDLLRESLADDNR from the exons ATGGATCCTCCACATAGCGCTGAGATCATCAGCATTCCTACCCATTCAAGCGCTTCCACCACCCTGCACTGCTGCTGTGGCCGCAAAGATTGTGCTTTACTCGAGCATAACAATATAGCTCTCGAGGGcttggagaaagatctgGAGACTGCTGCTAGACTAGGTCAG GCCTTGCTCCACCGCCATGAAAGCTACATGGCTGAAGCGGAAGAGGACCGCCATCGGTTGGTCGACAGCATTGACGATCTTGAGCGCGAAAAGCAACAAGTTCAAGCAGAAAATGCGCGTATCATTGAAGAGAATCGCAGTTTATTGGAGCAACTTGACAGTTTGAATCAAGCGGTCGCCGAGTCTGACAACCAAATTAAGTCCCTAACCATTGCGTTGGAGCAGACGGAGTCGGAGTTGCGACGATTGACGGTGGCTGCATCGCGTGCCGCAGAGCTTGAGGCGCAACTAGTTCTTATGGAGGCCGAGCAGTCTAAGCTCCAGGAGAGCCTTGCATCAGTTCGCGAAGACGAGAAATCGGCCGTTCAACGGTGGAGACAAGCAGAAATCACCTTGCGAGGCCTTCATGATCAAGTCGACCGCATTGAGAAAGAAGCACGCGAGGAGAGGGATCGACATACAGACCTCGTTCAACGCATGGAGCGCAAGAGAGCTGTGGAGCGCGAGCTGGACAATGCAGCAGGGCGTCTCAAGGGTGCCGCTGCCGCCTCTGAACTCAACCGCAACGCAGGTGGTACGAACGTGGTCTCTCGCTTCGTCAAGGACATATTGCAAGACAACGCCAATCTGCAAGTCGGGATCATGGAGCTACGCGACATGCTTCAGAGCTCGAATGAAGAAGTTCAAAATCTACGAGAACAGGTCATATCTCATCAGCCGCTCGCCGGCGTGGATAAGGAGGACAATGTACAGCCAAGATCTTCCGCCACGTTGAGTGAGGAGCTACGAGCGAAGGAAGAACAACGCGTGTCTCAGGAATTACACATCCATCATCATTTCCACACACCAAATCCAGCTCCAACtgcaaagaaagagaaaggcACGCTCAACCGTCGCATGAAAAAGCGCCGCCCTGCTTTGGGGAGCCCAGTAGCAATGTACTCTGTGATGCGGTCCCGGTCCCCCCGAAGAGCCCTTCATCGCTCCCAGTCATCTGGATCCTCGATGTCAACCATTATTTCGCAGCCCTCTGTATCCATCCCACCCCGTTCATCATCCCGCTGCTGGTCCTCACAGTCACATGCTCCGGACTCGGTAGCAAGCTCTCCTCAGTCCGCGTTCCGGACGTCATCGATTTTTGATCGTGTTGAACGTGGCACTGATTTCTCTCAGCCTACCAGCCCGGAAAGCACCGTCTTCTCTTCGCCTTGGATGCAGGCACGGAACCTGAAGGGTCTTGACACACCACACCGGTCAATGGGTGGATTTGAAACCCACAATCCACCTGACGACCTGTCCGCATTTGAGGATGGTTGCTACAGCCGCCAAAACTTCTCGAACCCGGGTGATAATGCCACCAGAGAACCAGATATTCCAGAGGAATCCGAACCATCTACATCGGCGGCATACTTCTCGCCTATGGGTGAGCCACTAACGCCCACCGACGACCTTTTTTCTACGCAAGTACAGCCTTCATCTTTAcgcagatcttcttctcatGATAGCTTGCTCTCTGTCTCCATTGCTGGAATGGACATCCATACACTTACCAGTCGCCACAAGCGAATGGGCGACTGGCATCCCGGCATGCGGATTCCTCGGCGCATCTTATCACCCAGTGTCAAACGACTATCAACACCTCCGGTAATCTCAGCCCCGGCTATCACAGCCCATCGTGCAAAGAGCTCAGAGTATACATCCCAGTCATTGCTTGCTTCCATGGCTGCAGGAAATCAAACCAAGTCCGACACGGTATCTATTCTATCTACAGACAGCTCCAGCATCGACTCAACCTCAACCTCAACCGTTGGGCCTCGCAGGGCTACTTCGTTGGGTCGCCGTATGGGAGGCTGGGTGCTAAGCCGCTGGCGCGAGGCCCCGATCCCATCCGACAATGACACTCAAGATCCGACGGACTCGGCAAAGATGTTTAAGGCATTGTCACCTTctccatctacatctacgCCCAAACCCGTTGACCTGCTAGCTCCCCGCTTCAGATACCCAGGTGTGAACCAGAAGGGTCCGATAATGGGCTTGCGGCCTCCGCCTCCTGCTCCGATCTCAATTCATGCCGAAAGCATAGACGAAGACTTGTTGCGAGAGAGTCTAGCTGATGATAATCGCTAA
- a CDS encoding Methyltransferase-16, putative translates to MTDSVDKLAAQYFQLVELQHLALPPGPVLVQPAVQAALYERMFNEKAVFPIPPDSYRSRVLKQILSRIEKSITNPEEDEINDDLMESWSQLVSQPRPSALQQAQQLSLVKYTTPTFRTGTCPQRTVITSESRGLILSAGTTGNRTWEAALHLGSFLASAAGEALVRGKRVIELGAGTGFLSLVCARHLGVRSVVVTDREPALIDNIRDCVRQNLQGLESIPIYPAVWEWGTPLVREGDLAELGSDEGEEGTGLRFDVALGADLIYDTDLVPLLLSTVRDLFENYHIEKFIIAATLRNEDTFRTFLNACETNSFDVETLSFESTPSEDQTGFFHSTSIPIRTYRISRTK, encoded by the exons ATGACCGATTCTGTTGATAAATTAGCGGCGCAATATTTCCAGCTGGTCGAGCTTCAGCACTTGGCTCTCCCACCAGGCCCTGTGCTGGTCCAGCCAGCCGTGCAAGCAGCCTTATACGAGCGCATGTTCAACGAAAAAGCTGTCTTCCCTATCCCACCAGACAGCTACCGAAGCCGAGTGCTGAAACAGATTCTCTCTCGCATCGAAAAATCTATTACAAACCCGGAGGAGGAT GAGATCAACGATGATCTCATGGAAAGCTGGAGCCAACTAGTCTCACAACCAAGACCATCAGCCCTGCAGCAAGCGCAGCAGCTGTCGCTAGTCAAGTATACAACGCCAACTTTCCGTACGGGAACCTGCCCGCAGCGCACTGTCATCACTTCTGAATCCCGCGGCCTGATTCTGTCCGCTGGAACTACTGGAAATCGGACATGGGAGGCTGCTCTGCACCTCGGTTCGTTCCTGGCGTCTGCAGCGGGCGAGGCTCTTGTGCGTGGTAAGCGCGTTATTGAGTTGGGTGCTGGCACGGGCTTTCTGTCGCTTGTTTGTGCTCGCCATCTTGGTGTGCGCTCTGTTGTTGTTACTGATCGTGAGCCGGCCCTTATTGATAACATCCGTGATTGTGTCAGGCAGAATTTGCAGGGACTCGAGTCCATTCCTATTTATCCTGCCGTTTGGGAGTGGGGGACTCCGTTGGTGAGGGAGGGGGATCTCGCTGAGTTGGGTTCTGATGAGGGCGAGGAGGGGACTGGGCTGAGGTTTGATGTTGCCCTCGGTGCTGATCTG ATTTATGATACCGACCTTGTTCCCTTACTCCTTTCTACTGTGCGGGATCTTTTTGAGAACTACCACATTGAAAAGTTTATCATTGCTGCGACTCTGCGCAATGAGGATACTTTCCGCACGTTCTTGAATGCTTGTG AAACCAACTCATTCGATGTTGAAACCCTCTCGTTCGAGTCTACACCATCAGAAGACCAGACGGGTTTCTTCCATTCCACCAGCATCCCAATCCGGACGTATCGGATTTCACGCACGAAATAA